In a genomic window of Aggregatimonas sangjinii:
- a CDS encoding DUF7009 family protein has translation MKIRIKGNSIRLRLTKSEVAAFCRTGRFEESTDFGNATFHYVLQAKEGIDKMDARLESDTITLFLEKGRSANWHASNEIGFSHTIQRTNGTALSLLVEKDFVCMDETVEDQSDNYPNPNIPRT, from the coding sequence ATGAAAATTAGGATAAAGGGAAATTCCATACGGCTACGGCTAACGAAATCCGAAGTAGCGGCTTTTTGCCGTACGGGTCGGTTTGAGGAAAGCACCGATTTTGGGAATGCTACATTCCACTACGTATTGCAGGCCAAAGAAGGTATTGATAAAATGGATGCACGATTGGAGTCCGATACCATTACGCTGTTTCTGGAGAAAGGTAGGAGTGCAAACTGGCATGCATCCAATGAAATAGGATTTAGTCACACTATCCAAAGAACAAATGGTACGGCCCTTAGCTTATTGGTCGAAAAGGACTTTGTATGTATGGATGAAACGGTCGAAGACCAATCCGATAATTATCCTAATCCGAACATACCTCGTACTTAG